From the genome of Rubripirellula reticaptiva:
AACGCTGCTGGATGAACTTCTTGACGTCGTCGCGTTCGTAAAATCGATAGCCGGTTAAAGGATGCCGCTTAGCAACCAATTTTCCCGTTTTATCCCAGTTGCGAAGCGTTTCAACGGTCACCCCACACATCGAAGCGACTGCACCGACCTTCAACAAACCGCTGAGCTGTCTGACTTCCTCTTCGACATTCATACCGCCAACCCCTAAACCCTGT
Proteins encoded in this window:
- a CDS encoding helix-turn-helix domain-containing protein; this encodes MNVEEEVRQLSGLLKVGAVASMCGVTVETLRNWDKTGKLVAKRHPLTGYRFYERDDVKKFIQQRLRERGLIHREGIHENFDDSSGDIGSVGTSDTSSTRV